A DNA window from Hordeum vulgare subsp. vulgare chromosome 1H, MorexV3_pseudomolecules_assembly, whole genome shotgun sequence contains the following coding sequences:
- the LOC123401668 gene encoding protein STICHEL-like 3, which translates to MGAPPAMGGMSFDVPHTHTHEDVVENLAKTVGATLEAVRDEKSRGSQRGRHRSLTQKYAPRTFKDVVGQSLVVQALSNAILKRKIGSVYVFYGPHGTGKTSCARVFAKALNCHSPEHPKPCDTCASCIAHNLGKSRSLMEIGPVGNIDLDSIVDILDNVILSPLPAHHRVFIVDDCNTLPPDTWSVISKVVERAPRRVVFVLISPNLDLPHIIMSRCQKFFFPKLKECDIVNTLQWICTSDGLDVDRDALKLIASRSDGSLRDAEMTLDQLSLLGQRITMPLVQELAGLVSDDKLVNLLDLALSADTANTVKALRDITETGVEPLSLMSQLATIITDILAGTYTFAQERIRRKFFKRPTLSKEDMEKLRQALKTLSEAEKQLRVSNDKMTWLTAALLQLAPDKQYILPSSSTSTSFNQGLSTYPDGDIARNSTTNHKEIYAGPHGLSRTPDQENQQYRNANLGICSSHVTANTYHGGRRLREHTPDGHVLSTSATRINEGSKCSKTDNEMIWQAVLENVQSDSLRKMMAKEGRVISVSLGTAPTVQLMFSSHVNKSKAEKSRGQILQAFESVLSSAIILEIRYESKDGGEGVEDTYSNIALTRSFTKHSSVSSGGENLVSRLQKGRVAPGTSSNQTRWMQSDPHILTEGEIIEVGPSEMEWYGEPDAVASDKRRGVWVAALSPQDQGNIGPRGGTNVNNEHDRQKNIVRGKVSLAHVINKAEACSQQGGWSRQKGMSITEKLEQENLRLEPRSSLLCWKASSTTRRKLSALKIRTRRSRALSRLVLCGRCISVKSPR; encoded by the exons atgggtgcacctccggccatggGTGGAATGTCTTTCGATGTGCCTCACACACATACCCATGAAGATGTCGTTGAAAATCTTGCCAAGACCGTGGGAGCTACACTTGAGgcggtgcgtgatgag AAGTCACGGGGCTCACAGCGTGGCCGGCACCGGAGCCTCACTCAGAAGTATGCACCCAGGACtttcaaggacgttgttgggcagaGCTTGGTTGTGCAGGCGCTGTCCAATGCCATTTTGAAGAGGAAGATTGGGTCCGTTTATGTCTTCTACGGGCCGCACGGTACAGGCAAGACATCGTGTGCTCGGGTGTTCGCCAAGGCGCTGAATTGTCATTCTCCTGAGCACCCTAAGCCTTGCGATACATGTGCGTCTTGTATCGCGCACAATCTGGGAAAGAGTAGAAGTTTGATGGAGATTGGGCCTGTTGGTAACATTGACCTGGACAGCATTGTGGATATCCTTGATAATGTGATCCTTTCGCCGCTACCAGCCCACCACAGGGTGTTCATAGTGGATGACTGCAACACACTGCCGCCTGATACGTGGAGTGTCATATCGAAGGTTGTCGAGCGTGCACCTCGGCGTGTTGTTTTTGTTCTCATCAGCCCAAATCTCGATCTCCCACATATAATTATGTCTAGGTGCCAAAAGTTCTTTTTCCCCAAACTGAAGGAATGCGACATTGTCAACACTCTGCAGTGGATTTGTACTAGCGATGGCTTAGATGTTGATAGAGATGCATTGAAGCTTATTGCTTCCAGGTCAGATGGGTCATTGAGGGATGCAGAGATGACCTTGGATCAATTGAGTTTGCTTGGCCAGAGAATTACAATGCCGCTTGTTCAAGAACTT GCTGGCTTGGTTTCTGATGATAAATTGGTAAATTTGCTTGATTTGGCACTATCTGCTGACACTGCAAACACGGTGAAAGCTTTACGTGATATCACTGAAACAGGTGTTGAGCCTTTGTCCCTAATGTCTCAACTCGCCACAATAATAACGGACATTCTTGCTGGCACCTACACATTCGCACAAGAAAGAATTCGAAGAAAATTCTTCAAACGTCCAACCT TATCAAAGGAGGATATGGAAAAACTGCGCCAGGCCTTGAAAACACTCTCTGAAGCTGAAAAACAATTGAGGGTCTCTAATGATAAGATGACCTGGCTTACAGCTGCTCTGCTCCAGCTTGCTCCTGATAAACAGTATATACTGCCAAGCTCATCGACAAGTACAAGCTTTAACCAGGGTTTGTCTACCTACCCTGACGGTGATATAGCAAGGAACTCTACTACAAATCATAAAGAAATATATGCTGGTCCGCATGGGTTATCAAGAACACCTGACCAGGAAAATCAGCAATACAGAAATGCCAATCTAGGGATTTGTTCTAGCCATGTCACGGCAAACACTTACCATGGTGGCAGGAGACTCAGGGAACATACACCAGATGGACATGTGTTGTCAACAAGTGCTACCAGAATCAATGAAGGATCTAAATGTAGCAAAACTGACAACGAGATGATTTGGCAAGCTGTTCTAGAAAATGTTCAGTCAGATTCGTTGAGAAAAATGATGGCTAAAGAGGGACGGGTGATTTCTGTTAGCCTTGGCACAG CGCCAACTGTGCAGTTAATGTTCAGTTCTCATGTGAATAAGTCCAAAGCTGAAAAGTCCAGGGGTCAAATTTTGCAAGCATTTGAGTCTGTCCTTTCTTCTGCTATAATACTGGAAATCCGCTATGAGTCGAAGGATGGCGGAGAAGGTGTTGAGGATACCTATTCCAACATCGCTTTAACAAGGTCTTTCACGAAACATAGTTCAGTTTCTTCTGGAGGTGAGAATTTAGTTAGCAGGCTCCAGAAAGGCAGAGTAGCCCCGGGTACTAGCTCAAATCAGACAAGATGGATGCAATCTGATCCACACATATTGACTGAAGGTGAGATTATTGAAGTGGGCCCTTCTGAAATGGAATGGTACGGGGAACCAGATGCTGTTGCCTCAGATAAAAGAAGAGGTGTGTGGGTAGCAGCCTTATCACCACAAGACCAAGGAAATATAGGTCCTCGAGGAGGAACAAATGTGAATAATGAACATGATAGACAAAAAAACATAGTAAGAGGTAAGGTATCTCTTGCTCATGTTATTAACAAGGCGGAAGCTTGTTCTCAACAAGGAGGCTGGTCAAGACAAAAAGGCATGTCAATAACAGAAAAGTTAGAGCAAGAGAATTT GAGATTAGAGCCTAGGTCGAGTCTGCTTTGTTGGAAAGCTTCGAGCACTACTAGACGGAAG CTCTCAGCATTGAAGATCAGGACTCgaagatcacgagctctatcaaggCTCGTCTTGTGCGGGAGGTGCATTTCAGTGAAATCTCCAAGATAA